A genomic segment from Chitinophagaceae bacterium encodes:
- a CDS encoding response regulator — translation MATDKLTYLVVENAPDVCEGIIRRMKNFDRWESLGYCVGVKETIEKIKTTKPHLLYLDWGLNGGSAYEILQEVQNLSGYNPYIIFNTGFQKDNPEIPQEIINKYKVDKYLVKPLWENLRIHLPQYLQEAEEKCLQPLKKESLVWLEDENKSKVLVDLRKLICICQHHTEPRKRNIFLANKEKEITVSLQWQKICDILAENNIDFFVTKNRYHLVAKDFIEKFEKPYVRLKGFTDFKIDVVKERIKDFEAWLTG, via the coding sequence ATGGCAACGGATAAATTAACTTATTTAGTGGTAGAAAATGCGCCGGATGTTTGTGAGGGCATTATAAGGCGCATGAAAAATTTCGACAGGTGGGAGTCGCTGGGTTATTGTGTTGGTGTAAAAGAAACCATTGAAAAAATAAAAACTACCAAGCCGCATTTATTGTATTTAGACTGGGGCCTTAATGGCGGCAGCGCTTATGAAATTTTGCAAGAAGTACAAAATTTATCGGGTTATAATCCTTACATTATTTTTAATACCGGATTTCAAAAAGACAACCCCGAGATACCACAGGAAATTATTAATAAATACAAAGTAGATAAATACCTGGTAAAACCATTATGGGAAAACCTTCGTATTCATTTGCCCCAGTACTTGCAAGAGGCAGAAGAAAAATGTTTACAACCATTAAAAAAAGAAAGCCTGGTATGGTTAGAAGATGAAAATAAAAGTAAAGTGCTGGTAGATTTAAGAAAGCTCATTTGTATTTGCCAGCACCATACGGAACCAAGAAAAAGAAATATTTTTTTAGCTAATAAAGAAAAGGAAATTACGGTTTCCCTGCAATGGCAAAAAATTTGTGATATACTTGCAGAAAATAACATTGATTTTTTTGTAACCAAAAATAGATACCACTTGGTGGCAAAAGATTTTATTGAAAAATTTGAAAAACCTTATGTACGGTTAAAAGGATTTACGGATTTTAAAATTGATGTGGTGAAGGAGCGCATTAAAGATTTTGAAGCATGGCTAACCGGTTAA
- a CDS encoding PorT family protein → MKKLFIYLLLSLPLPLMAQIGIKGGLNFAKVSKASEISSSNKAGFHAGIFLAMPSKKMISSRTELIFSRQGYDYKNATTTGNVNMDYIQMGQLMSINITKYFSLMLGAQTSYLISAQADSSTGTGSGPEKSIMDLYNRIDYGYAVGVEIHPVLGLIIGARYNVSLAKVYKDLQNMQAPSFTSQDAKNNVIQISVGWRFGKQPKKEKKED, encoded by the coding sequence ATGAAAAAATTATTTATTTACCTGCTGCTATCCTTACCATTACCGCTGATGGCACAAATTGGCATTAAAGGCGGTTTAAACTTTGCAAAAGTTTCTAAAGCATCAGAAATAAGCAGCAGCAATAAGGCTGGTTTTCATGCCGGAATTTTCCTGGCTATGCCTTCCAAAAAAATGATCAGCTCCCGTACCGAACTCATTTTTTCACGCCAGGGATACGATTATAAAAACGCCACCACTACCGGCAATGTAAACATGGATTATATCCAAATGGGACAATTGATGTCTATAAACATTACTAAATATTTCTCCCTGATGCTGGGTGCACAAACTTCTTACCTCATCAGCGCACAGGCAGATAGCAGTACTGGTACTGGAAGCGGTCCCGAAAAATCAATAATGGACCTTTATAACCGGATTGATTATGGCTATGCAGTGGGTGTAGAAATTCACCCGGTTTTGGGATTAATCATTGGCGCCCGGTACAATGTGAGTTTAGCAAAAGTGTATAAAGATCTGCAAAATATGCAAGCTCCGTCTTTTACAAGCCAGGATGCTAAAAACAATGTAATACAAATTTCTGTGGGCTGGCGTTTTGGCAAGCAACCTAAGAAAGAAAAAAAGGAAGATTAA
- a CDS encoding DUF839 domain-containing protein produces the protein MTQTPKLTNAFAASSGIAVDSKGNAFVTGQNNKVIKITAAGKAELFAGGGRNRKDGLAKEIRFSSLAGIAIDSSDNLYVADGTRIRKITPEGFVTTIAGSEISGYKDGDRSIATFVNLENIAIDNKGTIYVTDNEFTNNRGSSGHHVIRKISAEGIVTTIKNGNEAELRVHYARGIACDKDGNLYVNASVSHCIKKISPSGVITTVAGQCDKTKFNSVYKEGPVSTAVLTNPSGMAIAKNGDIYITDTRLHRIIKIANNKVTTVAGSGKFNFSGNPAGAAEPGFADGKTTAARFNAPAGIAFDRNGNLFIVDASSSNNSYIRKLSPEGMVTTFCKHEWNPKTSQYEEVE, from the coding sequence ATGACGCAAACACCCAAACTCACCAATGCATTCGCTGCATCATCAGGCATTGCAGTGGACAGTAAGGGCAATGCTTTTGTAACGGGCCAGAATAATAAGGTAATAAAAATAACAGCAGCCGGAAAAGCGGAGCTCTTTGCAGGTGGTGGGAGAAACCGTAAAGATGGCCTGGCAAAAGAGATAAGGTTTTCCAGCCTTGCAGGAATCGCCATTGACTCCTCCGATAATTTGTATGTAGCAGATGGTACAAGGATTAGAAAAATTACACCGGAAGGTTTTGTAACCACCATTGCCGGTAGTGAAATATCCGGGTATAAAGACGGCGACCGCTCAATTGCGACTTTTGTCAATCTTGAAAATATCGCCATAGATAATAAAGGAACTATTTATGTTACGGATAATGAATTCACCAATAACAGGGGAAGTTCCGGGCATCATGTTATCCGGAAAATTTCGGCAGAAGGCATTGTTACAACAATAAAAAATGGGAATGAAGCTGAACTCCGGGTGCATTATGCAAGAGGCATTGCCTGCGATAAAGATGGTAATTTATATGTAAACGCCAGCGTAAGCCATTGTATTAAAAAAATTTCTCCTTCAGGTGTCATTACCACTGTTGCCGGCCAGTGTGATAAAACAAAATTCAATTCCGTGTATAAAGAAGGCCCTGTATCAACGGCTGTATTGACCAACCCAAGTGGGATGGCTATTGCAAAAAACGGCGACATCTATATCACTGATACAAGACTGCACCGCATCATAAAAATCGCCAACAATAAAGTAACCACGGTGGCGGGTTCCGGTAAATTTAATTTCTCCGGCAACCCCGCCGGCGCTGCAGAGCCCGGCTTTGCCGATGGCAAAACAACTGCCGCACGTTTTAATGCACCAGCAGGTATCGCCTTTGACCGGAATGGTAATTTATTTATTGTGGATGCCAGCAGTTCCAATAACAGCTATATCCGGAAGCTATCACCGGAAGGAATGGTAACTACATTTTGCAAACATGAATGGAACCCTAAAACAAGTCAATATGAAGAAGTGGAATAA
- a CDS encoding T9SS type A sorting domain-containing protein, with protein sequence MKKYSTIIVCLQSIFCFAQPPYPPAPLPPGNINNIEYFFDSKPEFGSGIALTGFTPAVNINAFNGTVNLTGVPPGFHRIYFRSKDADGKWSFSNYAFFDNYNLPLYPTAPAAPGDITQIEYFIDSNPGFGSGTQIPFTPGTNISGLNANINITGLQQGVHRFYIRSKDVNGKWSITNFSVFDNSSVAPYPPAPPAAPPIANIEYFIDTDPGFGNATPINVPDNTGDINNYSVNLALSGSLTIGTHYLYIRSRQNPWSISNVVPFSATGVVPVSWLYVKAMLQNNNGVISWGTSSEQNTERFEVEHSTDGGRFTNISILPAAGNSSTALHYSFTHNALPPGMNFYRIKQIDMDGNYKYSPVVSLLNRNGLRHTIIAPNPVGDMLHIIEPAQTKLLTAEVYSSSNALIISKSINSNSQVHSLPVSKLAKGIYHLRLKYENEVKKFSFVKQ encoded by the coding sequence ATGAAAAAATATTCTACAATCATAGTTTGTTTGCAAAGCATTTTTTGTTTTGCACAACCGCCTTATCCGCCTGCACCATTACCACCCGGCAATATCAACAACATAGAATATTTTTTTGACAGCAAGCCTGAGTTTGGCAGCGGCATTGCTCTAACCGGTTTTACACCGGCTGTAAATATCAATGCTTTTAACGGCACGGTTAATCTAACGGGTGTACCACCGGGTTTTCACCGTATTTATTTTCGCAGTAAAGATGCTGATGGCAAATGGAGTTTTTCCAACTATGCTTTTTTTGATAATTATAACCTGCCGCTGTATCCCACTGCGCCAGCAGCACCTGGGGACATTACACAGATAGAATATTTTATTGACAGCAACCCTGGTTTTGGCAGTGGCACACAGATACCTTTTACACCCGGCACAAATATTTCCGGTCTTAATGCCAATATAAATATTACCGGCCTGCAGCAGGGTGTACATCGTTTTTACATCCGCAGCAAAGATGTAAATGGTAAATGGAGCATTACCAATTTTAGTGTGTTTGATAATAGTTCCGTAGCCCCATACCCGCCAGCCCCACCGGCGGCGCCTCCCATTGCCAACATTGAATATTTTATTGATACCGACCCCGGCTTTGGCAATGCAACACCCATCAATGTGCCTGACAATACAGGTGATATAAATAACTACTCGGTAAACCTGGCTTTATCAGGTTCATTAACCATTGGCACTCATTATTTATATATAAGAAGCAGGCAAAACCCCTGGAGCATATCCAATGTTGTTCCATTTTCTGCTACGGGTGTTGTACCTGTTAGCTGGTTGTATGTAAAAGCGATGCTGCAAAATAATAATGGAGTTATAAGCTGGGGTACCTCATCGGAACAAAATACAGAACGCTTTGAAGTGGAGCACAGTACAGACGGAGGCCGCTTTACAAATATTTCTATTTTGCCCGCAGCGGGCAACAGCAGTACGGCATTGCATTATTCTTTTACGCACAATGCTTTGCCACCGGGTATGAACTTCTACAGGATAAAGCAAATTGATATGGATGGTAATTATAAATACTCACCAGTGGTTTCATTGCTCAATCGCAATGGTCTCCGCCATACCATCATTGCCCCCAACCCTGTTGGCGATATGCTGCATATTATAGAACCGGCACAAACAAAACTGCTGACAGCGGAAGTTTATAGTAGCAGCAATGCGTTAATAATTAGTAAAAGTATAAACAGTAATTCGCAGGTACACAGCCTGCCGGTTAGCAAACTTGCCAAAGGTATTTATCATCTCAGACTAAAATATGAAAATGAAGTAAAGAAATTCTCTTTTGTAAAGCAGTAA
- a CDS encoding sensor histidine kinase, which produces MKLLLLYFLIFFALFCIEVKAQNQLIDSLEVQLKKIKEDTSKVVLLNNMIVKYQHLNPARAMALAIQSVNLSKQLNFDFGLGVAYRLTGVLYTDKSNFDTGAIYYNKSLEIFKSKKDNRSIKFRGMLQHNFGVIYHYKGNYDSAVIYYQEAARVYKELKEDGLLFLTYNNLSTLYTQILDNKTALQYAEECVQISNRLQDPFKISVASLAMASAKTELKEYKGIDTLIDKVIKISSQSGNYYMLGMGYKFLGKYQIESANDKMGSVVSFKAALENMIKAGNDYEIAAVNQNLGYSYFLTGNNEQAVYYYKVAIEQSKKLELPQIEQYSLKNLSELEEKRKNFSAALGYLKDYLVVYDSVISKTHKENIQALEAKYQSDIKDAHILQLDDEKKMQNISIKQKSTLNYILAGFLAAVLFIGFLGYRNIRHKKLLTKQQDEIHHQRISELEKDKQLVAVDAMLKGQQEERSRLAKDLHDGLGGLLSGVKFSLSNMKDNLMITPENMTVFERSLDMIDTSIKELRRVAHNMMPEMLTKFGLDEALKEYCNTVNGTKLIMVKYQTHGLEIRMDKSTEIIIYRIVQELLNNILKHAAATEAFVQLVKEGNRLNVVVEDNGKGFDASMIAESNGAGLANIQSRVEYLKGQLDIHSEPGKGTLVNIEFNL; this is translated from the coding sequence ATGAAACTTCTATTGCTATACTTTTTGATATTTTTTGCCTTGTTTTGCATTGAGGTAAAAGCACAAAATCAATTAATTGATTCACTTGAAGTGCAGTTGAAAAAAATAAAAGAAGATACTTCAAAAGTTGTTTTATTGAATAACATGATTGTAAAATATCAACATCTTAATCCTGCGAGGGCAATGGCATTGGCAATACAATCAGTAAACCTTTCAAAGCAATTAAATTTTGATTTTGGATTAGGAGTAGCTTATAGGTTAACAGGCGTTTTGTATACAGATAAAAGTAATTTTGATACCGGCGCAATCTATTACAATAAATCCCTCGAAATATTTAAAAGTAAAAAGGATAACCGCTCCATAAAGTTCAGAGGTATGTTACAGCATAATTTTGGTGTAATTTATCATTATAAAGGAAACTATGATTCTGCAGTAATTTATTACCAGGAGGCTGCACGGGTTTATAAAGAATTAAAAGAGGATGGGTTGCTTTTTTTAACCTACAATAACCTTTCTACTCTTTATACACAAATTCTTGACAACAAAACTGCCTTACAGTATGCTGAAGAATGTGTGCAAATAAGCAACAGACTCCAGGATCCATTTAAGATATCAGTTGCCAGCCTTGCTATGGCCTCTGCTAAAACTGAATTGAAAGAATACAAAGGGATAGATACATTGATTGATAAAGTAATAAAAATTTCAAGCCAAAGTGGAAATTACTACATGCTGGGAATGGGCTATAAGTTTTTGGGTAAGTACCAGATAGAGTCTGCAAATGATAAAATGGGTTCAGTAGTAAGTTTTAAAGCGGCATTGGAAAATATGATAAAAGCCGGAAACGACTATGAGATTGCTGCGGTAAATCAAAATCTTGGATACAGTTATTTTTTAACTGGAAATAATGAACAGGCTGTTTATTATTATAAAGTTGCCATTGAGCAATCAAAAAAACTGGAGCTACCGCAAATTGAACAATATTCTTTAAAGAACCTTTCAGAACTGGAAGAAAAGAGAAAAAATTTTTCTGCTGCATTGGGCTATCTAAAAGACTATTTGGTAGTATACGATAGTGTGATAAGTAAAACACATAAGGAGAATATACAGGCATTAGAAGCGAAATACCAATCGGATATTAAAGATGCGCACATTTTGCAACTGGATGATGAAAAAAAGATGCAGAATATTTCCATTAAGCAAAAATCCACGCTCAACTATATCCTTGCAGGGTTTCTTGCAGCCGTTTTATTCATCGGTTTCCTGGGCTACCGAAATATCCGCCATAAGAAATTATTGACAAAACAGCAGGACGAAATTCATCACCAACGCATTAGCGAATTAGAAAAAGATAAACAATTGGTAGCGGTGGATGCAATGTTAAAAGGGCAACAGGAAGAACGAAGCCGCCTTGCAAAAGATTTGCACGATGGCCTCGGCGGATTATTATCTGGCGTAAAATTTTCCTTAAGCAATATGAAAGACAATTTAATGATAACCCCAGAAAACATGACCGTGTTTGAAAGGTCATTGGATATGATTGACACTTCGATCAAAGAGTTGCGAAGAGTAGCACATAATATGATGCCTGAAATGCTTACCAAGTTTGGACTTGATGAAGCATTGAAAGAATATTGTAATACGGTGAATGGAACCAAGCTCATTATGGTAAAATACCAAACCCATGGCCTGGAAATAAGAATGGATAAATCAACGGAGATTATTATTTACCGTATTGTACAGGAGTTGCTAAACAATATACTGAAACATGCGGCAGCCACAGAAGCATTTGTGCAGCTGGTAAAAGAAGGTAATCGCTTAAATGTGGTAGTAGAAGATAACGGAAAAGGATTTGATGCTAGTATGATAGCGGAGAGCAATGGAGCCGGCCTTGCCAATATACAATCTAGGGTAGAATATTTAAAAGGGCAGTTAGACATTCACTCTGAACCAGGCAAAGGAACATTAGTAAATATTGAATTTAATTTATAA
- a CDS encoding response regulator transcription factor, producing MIRVFIVDDHPVVIEGIYSLLQHEKDIEWVGQAMNAQSCLGFFVNNTADVVLMDISMPGMDGVELCAVMKEKYPGIFILGLSTFNQGLYIKKMMENDASGYILKNSSKEELIKAIHTVHNGGIYFSGEAGEALQAYQKYSKEEMPVLSSREKEILTLISEGYTNPQIAEKIFLSQFTIDSHRKNLLAKLNVKNTATLIKFAVEHKLI from the coding sequence ATGATTCGTGTATTTATTGTAGATGATCACCCTGTAGTAATTGAAGGCATCTATTCTTTATTACAACATGAAAAAGATATAGAATGGGTTGGCCAGGCAATGAATGCCCAATCATGCCTGGGGTTTTTTGTAAATAATACGGCCGATGTAGTGTTAATGGACATTAGTATGCCCGGCATGGACGGGGTAGAACTTTGTGCGGTAATGAAAGAAAAGTACCCGGGCATTTTTATTTTAGGGCTTAGTACATTTAACCAGGGATTATATATTAAAAAGATGATGGAGAATGATGCTTCGGGATACATTTTAAAAAACTCTTCCAAAGAAGAATTGATAAAAGCCATACATACGGTACATAATGGAGGCATTTATTTTAGTGGTGAGGCCGGTGAGGCATTGCAGGCCTATCAAAAATATTCTAAAGAAGAAATGCCGGTATTAAGTAGCAGGGAAAAAGAAATTCTTACGCTAATTTCTGAAGGTTATACCAACCCACAAATTGCAGAAAAAATATTTCTTAGTCAGTTTACCATTGACAGCCACCGAAAAAATTTATTGGCCAAACTGAATGTAAAAAACACAGCTACCCTTATTAAATTTGCAGTAGAGCATAAGTTGATTTGA
- a CDS encoding family 20 glycosylhydrolase produces the protein MIRIVLFLLFISQSLFAQVTLPVLHDSVFNTYFHQRASLFKTMPQTKGNIVFVGNSITDGGEWNELFGDTRIKNRGISGDITAGIIFRLPEIAKRKPAKVFLMIGTNDLSKGISADSVVKNILLISSYLKQESPATKFFVQSILPVNNVFGKFNGHTGNGEKINFVNERLKENADSASYTFIDLYTVFKDEQGRLKVEFTNDGLHLKGEAYLLWKHLLYPYVYDLQKKASLIPLPQQLTWKKGTFPLYKCRAIVVTDSALMKEARDLENIFIENGLQTSINNKVGKDEIQIVLQFDTSNSSKMANEAYILKISEKKILLTAKTTHGIFYGIQTLRQLMRDGVMIDACEITDQPAFAWRGYMIDVGRNYMSIPLLKQQIDVMAMYKLNIFHFHATEDIAWRLAIKQYPQLTAPETMLRHKGMYYTQAEIKELIAYCKERHITFVPEIDMPGHSAAFKRAMKVDMQSNSGMKYLKNILKEICSTYDVPYIHIGADEVKITNKNFIPEFTAYIESLGKKVIGWQPGGNFTNSTIRQLWMDDNAHHTSNNQVQLIDSRHLYLNHMDPLEAVTSIFNRKIGDKENGDAATLGGTICMWPDRAVAKEEDVLRMNPVYPGMMAFAERIWRGGGQSGWIANIDDGDRKSFTEFENRLLDNKKLYFSNKIFNYAKQSNIVWKLYGPYNNNGDLAKQFIPETKNLNETNTKIYKEQTGGTIVLRHWWAPLIKGAIDNPKASTTWYATTQIWADEDGVKNFWIGFNNISRSPSTDSPPADGWDDKSSAVWVNGILIEPPHWLRAGQKGNSEIPLLDEGYEYRSPTKIFLKKGWNEILIKAPIGSFKGRDWQNPVKWKFTFVENDIGTK, from the coding sequence ATGATTCGTATTGTATTATTCCTTCTTTTCATAAGCCAGTCTTTATTTGCACAGGTTACACTACCTGTTTTACATGATTCAGTATTCAATACCTATTTTCATCAACGGGCATCTTTATTTAAAACCATGCCACAAACTAAGGGTAATATTGTTTTTGTAGGTAATAGTATTACTGATGGCGGAGAATGGAATGAATTATTTGGCGATACCAGAATTAAAAACAGAGGTATTAGCGGCGATATTACTGCCGGAATTATTTTTAGATTGCCAGAAATAGCCAAAAGAAAACCGGCAAAGGTTTTTTTGATGATTGGCACTAATGACCTGTCTAAAGGGATAAGCGCCGATAGTGTTGTAAAAAATATTTTGCTTATTTCTTCCTACCTGAAACAAGAAAGCCCTGCTACAAAGTTTTTTGTACAAAGCATTTTGCCAGTGAACAATGTATTTGGAAAATTTAACGGGCACACAGGTAATGGCGAAAAGATAAATTTTGTGAATGAACGGTTAAAAGAAAATGCCGACTCTGCTAGTTACACATTTATTGATTTGTATACTGTTTTTAAGGATGAACAAGGAAGACTGAAAGTAGAGTTTACCAATGATGGGTTGCATTTAAAAGGAGAAGCTTATCTGTTATGGAAGCATTTGCTGTATCCTTACGTATATGACTTACAAAAGAAAGCTTCTTTAATTCCCTTGCCACAACAGCTTACCTGGAAAAAGGGAACTTTCCCTTTGTATAAATGCAGGGCTATCGTGGTTACTGATAGTGCCTTGATGAAGGAAGCAAGAGATTTGGAAAACATCTTTATTGAAAATGGATTGCAAACTTCCATAAACAACAAAGTGGGTAAAGACGAAATTCAAATTGTATTGCAATTTGATACATCCAATTCATCCAAAATGGCAAATGAAGCTTATATTTTAAAAATCTCAGAGAAGAAAATTTTGCTAACAGCAAAAACAACTCATGGTATTTTCTATGGCATACAAACGCTTCGGCAGTTAATGAGGGACGGCGTAATGATTGATGCCTGTGAAATAACCGACCAGCCTGCCTTTGCATGGAGAGGTTACATGATTGATGTAGGCCGTAATTATATGTCAATTCCTTTGCTGAAACAGCAGATTGATGTAATGGCGATGTACAAACTGAATATATTTCATTTCCATGCCACAGAAGATATTGCCTGGAGGTTAGCAATAAAGCAATACCCACAACTCACAGCGCCGGAAACCATGCTTCGCCATAAAGGCATGTATTATACCCAGGCAGAGATAAAGGAATTGATTGCTTATTGTAAAGAGCGGCACATAACTTTTGTTCCCGAAATTGATATGCCCGGCCATAGCGCTGCTTTTAAAAGGGCAATGAAAGTGGATATGCAAAGCAATTCAGGAATGAAGTATTTAAAAAATATTTTAAAGGAAATTTGTAGCACTTACGATGTGCCCTATATTCATATTGGCGCCGATGAGGTAAAAATTACCAATAAAAATTTTATTCCTGAATTTACTGCATACATAGAAAGTTTAGGGAAAAAAGTTATTGGCTGGCAGCCGGGTGGAAATTTTACAAACAGTACCATTCGGCAATTATGGATGGATGACAATGCACATCATACCTCTAACAACCAGGTTCAGTTAATTGATTCCAGGCATTTGTATTTAAACCACATGGATCCGTTGGAAGCAGTTACATCTATTTTTAACCGAAAAATTGGCGATAAAGAAAATGGTGATGCTGCCACTTTAGGCGGTACTATTTGCATGTGGCCCGACAGGGCAGTAGCCAAAGAAGAAGATGTTTTAAGGATGAACCCTGTTTATCCCGGAATGATGGCTTTTGCCGAAAGAATCTGGCGTGGCGGCGGCCAAAGCGGATGGATTGCCAATATAGATGATGGTGACAGAAAAAGTTTTACTGAATTTGAAAACCGGTTGCTTGATAACAAAAAACTTTATTTCAGCAATAAAATTTTTAACTATGCAAAGCAATCTAACATTGTGTGGAAATTATATGGCCCCTATAATAACAATGGTGATTTAGCAAAACAATTTATACCCGAAACAAAAAATTTGAATGAAACAAATACTAAAATATATAAAGAACAAACCGGCGGTACTATCGTATTACGGCATTGGTGGGCACCACTTATAAAGGGCGCTATAGACAACCCCAAAGCCAGTACCACCTGGTATGCCACTACACAAATTTGGGCTGATGAAGATGGTGTAAAAAATTTCTGGATAGGTTTTAATAATATTTCCCGCTCGCCTTCTACAGATTCGCCACCTGCAGATGGTTGGGATGATAAGAGCAGCGCTGTTTGGGTAAATGGAATTTTAATAGAACCGCCACATTGGCTAAGGGCCGGGCAAAAAGGAAATTCCGAAATACCTTTATTAGATGAAGGTTATGAATACCGCAGCCCCACAAAAATTTTTTTAAAAAAAGGTTGGAATGAAATTTTAATAAAAGCGCCCATAGGTAGTTTTAAAGGAAGAGACTGGCAAAACCCTGTAAAATGGAAGTTTACGTTTGTGGAAAACGATATTGGCACAAAGTGA